One Hemitrygon akajei chromosome 14, sHemAka1.3, whole genome shotgun sequence genomic window, CAGCACAACTGAAATATTTCCAAGGTTAAGTTAACAATGGATTTTTGACTTGTGGGTGACCTGACTGAACATTCTTCCAATTTAAAGCATCAAATCTGTTAATCAAGCCCGCAATTGTTTAAGGTGGTTAAAGTAAGAGCTATTTATATAGTTTAGATTATCCAAGTTTTATGTTAATTATTTTCTTCTTGATATAGAGGGAACCAAAATTTAATCTTACAGGTGTGGGGTAACATTAAGAGAAGTAATAAAACCTTGTTTTTTTCCACAGTTTATATTTTCCTGAAAAACTTTCTCTTGCATATTCTACTGTTGAAAAGTATGTTTTTGAAAGCATCTGCTTGAAAATAAGTGGCATTGGTATAAGCTGAGAAAATTCTCTGTGTCAGCAACATTCAAGTAATCCTCACGTCAATCTAACATCGATTCAGCCTGTCGGTTAGAGAGCCCCATTGTCACTGGGCTTCAAGATCAGTGGGGTGGCCTCGAGGTCCTTGCAATGATCAGCAACACTGGATGATTCACTTACACCCTGTTCAGCAAACTTGACTTCCTTTGGCTCTTGGCCCCCAACTTCACCTACTTTGTCTGAGGCTGCGTCTGCATCAACATGTGGTTTATCAGCAGTCTGGTTGGACGGCTGTTGCAAGCTGTGGCCCAGGGCCACTCCAGTTTCTAACTCCATTTTATCCTTCCCATCCTCCTCCTCATtacccctcttccctttctctgctcCCTCAGTTCCTCCCTTCTTGTCTTCCTGCTCTGCTGATCTTTCATTCCAGTCCTTTTCAGGTTCTCTGGCAGTGTTGCTGTCAGATGTCTGGCCCTCCGCATTGGTTCCTACCTCTGGACCTGTCTCCTTGCCCACTGCTTGGTTGGGCTCTCCCTTTCCTGATGCATCGACCTCTTGCTTCTCCTCACCTTTGGATGGCGCCTTCTTTTTGAGGTTGTGGTTCACTGAGAGGATGTCACTTTGCAGCTGCTCTGTGGAGTTGACCGTGTCCTCTTTAGGCTCACCACTGACCATCCCAGTGACCTCCTCAAAGTTCTTGCTGGAACCCCTTTTGTCCTGCTCATCCACATACTTTTTTGTGGGGAAAGAGGATGGGTAGTAAGCCGAACCCTTGCTTAGCTTCATAAATATGATGGTGCATACAATGATCAGCAGTAAGACCAGAGCGACTGCGGCGATGATGATGAAGACCATATGCTTCGAAATAAACTCCATTATAATTGTGCCAATGAGGGGAGGCTTGGAAGAGGTAATGGCAGGAGAGGATGTGTAGCTTACACTGGTGATGTCAACATCTGTTGAGACTTCACTGGTAAAATATGGCACACTGGCATTTGTGACTTCAGTTTCAGAAATACCAGATGCTTCTACAGAAGACATTGCTGTAATATTGGTATAATTGGAGATGGACTTTGATGTATACCGGCCCATGATCGCAGGAACAAGCTGTAATAACATCAACCAAATGGCCATTGTTGACTTCCGCGGATGGGTCCAAGGTCTAGTAAAGCAGGAAAAGAACAAAGCAGCAGATTAAAATTTAAAGAGTCTGTCTATATTTGTTTAAAGCAATAAACACCAGGAAAGGCTCATCAGTGAGACAGCATCACAGGGAAGAGAGACAGACTCAAAATTTAGGCAAGTGTGTTGATGAAAGTTCATCAGCCTAAAACAACAGCTCTATTTCTTCTCcaagaatgctgcctggcctgctgatcatTTAGAACATTTCATTTAAGTTTCATAGCATCTGTAGTATAATACTCTTCCAATACTATTCAAAAATTCCTGAGATTAAATGTTGTAGGCTACACAGGTATGCTTTAGGGTGAGATGCTGAATTACCTGGTCTCTGCTGGGATAACGTTTGTGCTCACTTTCCCAAGCAGTCCTGGTTTAAAAAGGTAGAAAAAGTCAATAATGAAATTCTTGCTCCTTTTTAAGGTGTGAAGGCTGTATTTGAATATAGAACAAATGGTACAGCACAGTGACAgagcctttggcccacaatgttgtgctaataaTGATGCTAAATGATGCTAATTAATTAGCATAATGATGCTAATTAAACTaaacccttctgcctacacatagaccatatccctccaatctCTAAATATTCCAAGTGTTGAGATATTGAACTGTTGGGATAGACAGTAGTTCTTGTGATGGACTCTGAATCATCACATCTGGGATCTTTTCAGTTCCTTGCGTCATGGGTGGTGGGAATTGATGCTTTTGTCAggatgctggagcagggatccaatctcAGACCTAGCACTGTACACACAGTgatattgagtaacaaatcccaaggtgcaaaacaaAGTCGGCATCAATGTTCAGACAGAGATCAAAACACCCAGAGAAATTCAAAAACCAGAAACAGCCCGCCTTGCTGGACAGACACAGAGAacttcactggcacaatctgaccacaaacaggtgaaaacacaggactgaaatacactgagcaataaacagagaggcagatgattggtggagcacaatgagacacgggtggcagcaacacaggtaataatgagagacggagtactcagtgatacaggtgccggagtagagcaggagtacatggtaatacaaaaccacagactgacagctagggggtaacacacaaaaagacagagtttgAGTGGAGGTGCTTACAACTTTTGCTGAAGCaatttgggggtgggggagggggagggggagaaggttgacgtttttgctgttgcttgtgtatGGGATGGGGAGTGGGGGTTTTGGAGATTTAATGttcctgtcatttattctttggggtttttcttctgtttcatgaatgtctgcgaagagtaagaatttcaggtcatatactatatacattctctgatattaaaaggAGCCATTGAATATTCACATGCTTATCTAAGACTCTCATAAATGCCTCTACAGTATCTGCCTTCATTTCAGGCCCACCACACCCTGTGTAGAAACTGCCCCAAATATTATCTTTgaactttcccactctctctttaAATGcctacatttattattaaacatTTCAGCCATGGAAAAGTTATGAGGGGCATAGCTGTCTATGCCCCTCACAACTGTTTGAGCTTCTGTAAGgtttcctcagcctctgctgctccagagggGGAGAAAACCTCTCTTCTCCATACCACTAAGCCAGGCAGCATTATGGTAAATCTCTTGACAGTCAGaaggcaacgagtgggaataaaggggggacTTTTCTGATTGGCCGCCAGTTCCTCAGTGTTGTTCCTttgggtcggtattgggactgctacttttcacattgtttgtcaatggataatggaactgatggctttgtggcaaactttgcagatgatatgaagataggtggaggggtaggtagtgctgtggaagcaatgtgattgcagcaggacttagacaagttggaagaatgggcaaaatgtggcagatggaatacagtgttgggaaatgtatgaaaatgcattttggtaaaaggaacaatagtgcggtctattatctaaatggggagaaggttcaaacatcagaggtgcagagggactctgGAGTCCccatgcaagactcccaaaaggtcgagcctgtggtaaagaaggcaaatgcaatgctggcatttatttcaaagtgaatagaatataaaagcaaggagataatgctgaagctttgtaagacactagtcgggccacagttggagtacgtattgtcaacagttttgggccccatatctcagaaagatgcgctgtcattggagagagttcagaggatgttcacgaggatggttccaggaatgaagaggttaacatatgaggagtgtttggcagctttgggcttgtactcactggaatttggaagaatgcggggggatctcattgaaaggatTAGGTagggtggttgtggagaggatgtttcctgtgatgggggtatccagaactagagggcacagcctcaaatttgacgggcaaccttttagaacagaggtaaggaagaatttttcttg contains:
- the tmem119b gene encoding transmembrane protein 119b, with the protein product MAIWLMLLQLVPAIMGRYTSKSISNYTNITAMSSVEASGISETEVTNASVPYFTSEVSTDVDITSVSYTSSPAITSSKPPLIGTIIMEFISKHMVFIIIAAVALVLLLIIVCTIIFMKLSKGSAYYPSSFPTKKYVDEQDKRGSSKNFEEVTGMVSGEPKEDTVNSTEQLQSDILSVNHNLKKKAPSKGEEKQEVDASGKGEPNQAVGKETGPEVGTNAEGQTSDSNTAREPEKDWNERSAEQEDKKGGTEGAEKGKRGNEEEDGKDKMELETGVALGHSLQQPSNQTADKPHVDADAASDKVGEVGGQEPKEVKFAEQGVSESSSVADHCKDLEATPLILKPSDNGAL